In Bacillaceae bacterium S4-13-56, the sequence ACTGGTCCTCTTGTTTCAAAAAAATGCGGATGGCTATTGAGCTCGTCAATACTTGCAAAATAAATATTTTTAATAACTTCGCCACCTTTTCCATCTACAAAATATTGTCCTACATAATGAATGCTCCCAATTTTTCCTCCAGTTTCTTCGTCAACTTCACGGATAGCTGCCTGTCTGGCATCTTCTCCTATCTCTACCTTTCCACCTGGAAATTCAATACCTCTCTCCTTGTGTTGGGTTAGAAGCCACTGTCCTTTGTAACGACAGATTACCCATACATGTTTTGGATCCTTTGAAAAAGGATGATTTTCGAAAGATAGTTTCACTTCATTCTGATAATAATCTTGAAATATCATCATTTAACCCACTGCTTTCTATTCATTTACAAATCATTGACTTGTTTCATTTATCATACCCCAGAATCATCAGCTATTTCTAATTGTATGATATAAGTACCATTCCTAGCATCCATGATTCTTTTCTGACAACTCCCACAGCTAAAGCAGTGGGGTGGTTCTAGGATACTAACAAGCTTCTCTGTAATCGACATATTCTGTGAACCTCTCCTACTAAATCAAAGATTTTGAAGGAGAATTATCGATAATTTTTGTTAAAAAGTGATTTGAATGAATCTTTACAAAGAGTAAAAGAGATCATTTTTATTAGAAAAGTTTATTACCCTGTAATTATCATATCAAGGAGATTTCCCCCTTTTAATTTCTTCTTAATCTCCTATTCCTTTTTTAAAAGGGGGATTAAACCTTTTTTCATATTGGAAACACAGATCTATTTAGGCAACACTACAAGTTTTCATGAAAAAACGCATCCCCTGAAGTAGACTTTATGGAAGAAATAAATTCTCGCGTTTTTTCATCACCAAGTTCCTGTATCATAGAAATAATCTTTTCTAACCCGGAATCCACCCGATCGTTTGGCTTATCATTATGATATTCAACAAATGGTACATGTGCCCTTAAAAAAGCTCCAACGTCATCTTTATATACTTCATCAAACGCTTCCCGTAACTTAATGACCTCCTCTGGGGTTGCATATATCGTAAATATGTCATTGTTCCCATTGTGTATTTGTGAAATTTCTTGAGTACCTAAATTTACATAAAATTTTCTCTTTTCCACTAAAGTCACACTCCTTTATCTATACTTTTTGCAAACTTCTTTGATTTATGAACAACTTTTGACTCATTTGTGCATATGGTATCTACAAAAGGAAAGCGGTTACAAAAGAAAGGGAGATTCGATGAAAATTGCAGATCATGTGTTAGAGCTTTATCTTAAATACTTTGAAGACCCGAGCGATGTATCCACTTTCATTACACTACT encodes:
- a CDS encoding hydrolase; translated protein: MEKRKFYVNLGTQEISQIHNGNNDIFTIYATPEEVIKLREAFDEVYKDDVGAFLRAHVPFVEYHNDKPNDRVDSGLEKIISMIQELGDEKTREFISSIKSTSGDAFFHENL
- the ytkD gene encoding nucleoside triphosphatase YtkD, whose translation is MMIFQDYYQNEVKLSFENHPFSKDPKHVWVICRYKGQWLLTQHKERGIEFPGGKVEIGEDARQAAIREVDEETGGKIGSIHYVGQYFVDGKGGEVIKNIYFASIDELNSHPHFFETRGPVLLKELPSSIQEDAEYSFMMKDQVLVQSIKYIQKQDYFN